One region of Tamandua tetradactyla isolate mTamTet1 chromosome 6, mTamTet1.pri, whole genome shotgun sequence genomic DNA includes:
- the CCN3 gene encoding CCN family member 3, giving the protein MQSRQSMQSMSPCLRKHCLRLAFLLLHFLGQVAATQRCPSPCPGRCPEAPPSCAPGVPAVLDGCSCCLVCARQRGESCSELEPCEESSGLYCDRSADPRAQTGICMVLEGDNCVFDGVIYRSGETFQPSCKYQCTCRDGQIGCVPRCNHDLLLPRPDCPAPRKVEVPGECCEKWVCDPDEEGALGALALPAYRPEATLGVEVSDSSVNCIEQTTEWSACSRSCGMGLSSRVTNRNRQCEMVKQSRLCMVRPCEQEPEQPTEKKGKKCLRTKKSLRAIHLQFQNCTSLHTYKPRFCGVCSDGRCCTPHNTKTIQVEFQCPPGQIIKKPVMVIGTCACHTNCPQNNEAFLQELEPTTSRGEM; this is encoded by the exons CCTTCCTTCTCCTCCATTTCCTGGGCCAG GTCGCTGCGACTCAGCGTTGTCCTTCCCCGTGCCCCGGCCGGTGCCCCGAGGCGCCGCCGTCATGCGCCCCCGGGGTGCCCGCCGTGCTGGACGGCTGCTCCTGCTGCCTGGTGTGCGCCCGCCAGCGCGGCGAGAGCTGCTCCGAGTTAGAGCCGTGCGAGGAGAGCAGCGGGCTCTACTGCGACCGCAGCGCGGACCCCCGCGCCCAAACTGGCATCTGCATGG TGCTTGAAGGAGACAACTGTGTGTTCGACGGGGTCATTTACCGCAGTGGAGAGACCTTCCAGCCCAGCTGCAAATACCAGTGCACCTGCAGGGACGGGCAGATTGGCTGTGTGCCCCGCTGCAACCATGACCTGCTGCTACCCCGACCTGACTGCCCGGCTCCAAGGAAGGTTGAGGTACCCGGAGAGTGCTGTGAAAAGTGGGTCTGTGATCCGGATGAGGAGGGGGCATTGGGAGCCCTCGCCCTACCAG CCTACAGACCAGAAGCCACCCTAGGAGTTGAAGTGTCTGACTCGAGCGTCAACTGCATTGAGCAGACCACCGAGTGGAGTGCGTGTTCCCGGAGCTGCGGCATGGGGCTCTCCTCTCGGGTCACCAACAGGAATCGCCAATGTGAGATGGTGAAGCAGAGCCGCCTGTGCATGGTGCGGCCCTGTGAGCAGGAGCCGGAGCAGCCCACGGAGAAG aaaggaaaaaagtgtcTCCGCACCAAGAAGTCACTCAGAGCCATCCATCTGCAGTTCCAGAACTGCACCAGCCTGCACACCTACAAGCCCCGGTTCTGCGGCGTGTGTAGCGACGGCCGCTGCTGCACACCCCACAACACCAAGACCATCCAGGTGGAATTCCAGTGCCCCCCAGGGCAAATCATCAAGAAGCCAGTGATGGTCATCGGGACCTGCGCCTGCCACACCAACTGTCCTCAGAACAACGAAGCCTTCCTCCAGGAGCTGGAGCCCACGACCAGCAGAGGGGAAATGTAA